The sequence atctttcaaggtcccttctaacctgggctgttctatgattctatgattatcaaAGTTTCCTTACAGAGGTCCCTGTTGTTTTCATATctgtgatttattattatttgttacaGTACCATTTCTCAGTTTTAATTtatctcctttctttttattccctttcaAATTAGGGAAATATTAGCAAACTTTCTCTAATGGAAAGCATTTAAATTCCTCTGTTATTGTGGCTCATCCAAGTATTGGGCTAGGAATGATTTCCAGTTAGCCTTAATCTACCTCTGATTTTATGGGGGGTATGTTTTCTTATTACACTTGCAATTAGATTATTGGCATCTGTCCACTCAATTTTTTtgtcagcattttaaattaaccTTTTCATAACAAAATTTTAAGTTTACTACTAAACtactaatattttgcttttcaaaaacttTCTGTGTAACCTTTAACACAATTCTTATAATCCAGCAACAcattatatttacataaaatgctTAAACTGATACTTCAGTGATACTTGTACCCAGTTCTTAATTGTTCAAAATCTATGCCAGACTTCAGACTTTAAAGATCTCTTGGCAGCAAGTCCTGGCTCATTTGCTTACAGGTTCTCTTGACATGTACATTTTTGATAAAGACCATGTTAAAAAaggttagaatcatagaataatttaggttggaagagaacTCCAGAGGTCACCTGGTCTAACTCCTACGCAAAGCAGGTCAAGTTGCTCAAGGACTTGTCCAGTCAagtcttgaacacctccaaggatgcAGATTATACAGCCTCACTGGGCAACCAGTTCTAgtatttgaccaccctcatggtaaaaaatatttttcctagtatcttatcagaatttcccatgttccaacttgtatccattgcctcttgtcctattaCTGTGCAGCTCTGAGAAGAGTCTTCACTGTATCCTCCCATTAGGCAGTTGTAAACAAGCAATAAGGtttctctgagccttctcttatctagactgaaaaaaatccagctctCTCAAGCTTTTCTTCTATGTCATGTGCTCCAGTCCCCTGAGCATCATGGTGGTCcacctctggacttgctccagtatgtcaatATCAATGCGCAGCAATAAGGATGATgaaaaaagagatggaaaggaTCTTCTCTAACACCCTGCAGAAGCAAGAGCCTGAATCCTCACCTGCACAGAAAGAGCAACCAGAGTCTGTACTCACTGGGGTGGCAAATGGAGATTCCCATGATGGTGAAGGCTAGAAGCTTGTGACTTTTGGCAACAGGAGGAAGGCTCCTGCTCCACCTGCAGATCTGCAACTACAGAATAGGTGCAGTGCCCTGGTAGCAGATGAGGGACTGAAAGCTCTGTCTGAAGAAACATTGGAGCCAGCTGCATCAGGAGGAAGCGGCAAGCGATAGTAGTGTATGACTCCCTCCTGCAGGGAACAGAAACCCCCATCTACTCTCTAGGGAGGTTTGCTGCTTGCTGGGGGCTCGGATCTGGAACTGAGAGACTGTTGATGCTTGTCTGGTCCTCAGAGTATTACCCTCTGCTGTTCTTCCATGTGTGCACCGATGATACTGCCAGGGGAAACCTTGAGTATATCAAGAGTGACTACATGAATCTGGGGGATGAGGGTCAAAGGTATGGGGGCCCAGGTGGTTTTCTACTTTATCCTATTGATGAAGGGGAAGGGCTTGAGGAGGAGTGGATGGATCCTGGAGATCAACAACTGGCAGCGCAGCTGGTGTTGCTGATAGAGATTTGGCTTTAATGACCATAGGACCCTCTGAGGATAAAGGACTGATAGGGAAAGACAGGATCCACCTGACCAAGTGGGGCAAAaacatctttgccaacaggctggcCAACCTGGTGAGGAGCACTTCAAACTAGGAAtgacaggggagggagaggacaACCCACAGTCAAGTGGGAAAGTGGTGGACTGGCTTGGTAAGCAGAGGGTGCAAGGTGATGTGGACAGGAGAGACCTCAAAATGGACAAAACGGGACACAAGAGAGCCCACCCCaagcacatgcacacaaataaGTGCCAGGAGGACAGTATTGTGGGGGAAGCTCTCACCCTTTTCCTGGGAAATCAGCATGACTGTgtgcctctctgaagtgcctgtaCACTAATGCGTGCAGCATGGGGAACAAACAGGAAGAATTAGAGATCtgtgtgcagttgcagggctacAGTCTCACTGGGATCATGGAGATGTGCTGGGATAGCTCACATGACTGGATTGCTGCCATGGATGGATACaagctctttaggaaggacaggctgggaaggCAAGGAGGGGGAACTGTCCTTTACATGAGACAGCAGCTggaatgcatggagctctgcctagGGATGGATGATGTGCCAGTCAGGAGCTTATGGGTTAGGACTAGAGGGCAGACCAATGTGGGTGACATTATGGTGGGCATCTGCTATAGACTGCCTGATCAGGAAGAAGTAGATGAGGCCTTCTTCGTGCAACTGGAAGAAGCTTCATATTTGTAGGCCCTGGTTGTCATGGGGAACTttaaccaccccaatatctgctggaAGGACAAGACAgtagggcataagcaatccaggaggtgtATGGAGTGTTTTGGTGATCACTTCCTAACACAAGTGATCAAGGAGCCAATGAAGGGAGGCACTCTGCTGGATCTGAATAACTCCAAATGAGGAAGGACTGGTTGGGGCAGTCTtgactgcagtgaccatgagatggtggagttcaggatcctgaaaGGAAGGAACAAGGCAAATAGCAGGATCATAACCCTagacttcaggaaagcagactttgtttttttcagggatctgcttggaagaatcccatgggagacagtcctagAAAGCAGAGGGGGTCCAGGAGAGCTGGTTGATATTCAGGGATTACCTTCTCCCAGCTCAAGAATGGTCCATCCCAACATGCAGCAAGTCAAGCACAGGTGGCAGGATGTATGGATGCACAAGGAGCTCCTGAGTAAattcaaacataaaaaggaagcatacaggaggtggaagcagggacaggtgaccCAGATGGCATATAGAGACACTGTCCAAGCATACAGGGATGCAGTTAGGAAAGCTGAAGCCCATCTAGATTTGAATCTGGAGAGGTATGGGAGgggcaacaagaaaggcttctgCAGGTCTATCAACAGCAAAAGGCATGAAGTCCAGCTAAAGGgcagtcactagtggtgttccccaggggcCAATACTGGGGCCCATACTGTTTAACCTCTTCTTTTCTGACCTGGATCTTGGGacagagtgcactctcagcaagtctgcagatgatagAGaattgggaggagtggctgatacactggGTGGTTGTGCTgacattcagagggacctcaacaggatggagaaatgggcagttcaacaaagggaaatgccgTGTCCTGCACCTGGTATGGAATAAACtcatgcaccagtacaggctgggggctgaccagctggaaagcagctttgcagaaaaggacctgagggttcTGGTGGAAAAGAATCTGACCATGAGCCACCAATGCACCCTCATGGCAAAGGcgaccaacagcatcctgggctgcattaggaagaacaGTGTCAGCAGGTCGAAGGAGGAGATCCTTCCTCTccactcagcactgctgaggctgcATCTCAAGTActgtatccagttctgggctccccagtacaagacagacacagggatactggagtgagtcctgcaaagggccacaaagatgactaaGGGTTTGGAGTATTGTGGAAAAACTAGAATTACTATTTAGATCAGGTCAGAACAGAAGCAGTTTATTACTATTGCTATAGGAGAGAACAAAGCAGCAGTGAGAGACTGCTGATATGAATCCTGTGCAAATGGGGCAGTTACAGAGTTTATATACCTTTTAGGCTATACAACCAGGTTCTTCACCAAAACTGTGCCAGATAAGCAGGATATCGTAAATAACAACATCGATTGGAATTCTTCAGATAAGGAGGCTCTAGATAGTATATCCTTTTACAAATAATTCACTCATTTGTTAATGAAATCTTGCTCCCTGGTGAGACCATTAGCTGCAAGTGCTTCTTAACTAGTGAGGCCTGCAAAGGCCTATGAGGCATTAACTATTTTGCTTCCACAAGAGCATCTGTCTCATGAGGAGAGGCTtaaagctgggactgtttagcctggagaagagatggctatGGGGGGATCTTATCAAAGTGTCTAAATACCTCATAGgaggagtaaagaagatggagccagactgtTCTTAGTGACACCCAGTGGAAGGACAAGAGATACTGCCTCATTCCATATCTGCTATGTCCATTTCAAGGATCAATCATTAGTCTGCACATGGCAATGATCTCATTACAGAAGTCACAGTTACAGAAGATATTTCAGGGTTAACAgaatgttttgatattttttctcattctgtacAAGAAGGAAGTGTGGTTTTCCTATCCTAAAATCCAAGTGCATATATCATTCTAAATTATTTATAACACTTGACTCCATCATTCCATGTCTCCAAGCTCAAGACTGTTTACAGATTTCCAGCTGTTGGATTCATACTTTCACATTAGGAATCTCCCCTTCCCTCATTGAAGAAGATATATCAGATTCTCAATGAAACCTAGGTGGTAACAGAATGCTCTACCCAGGGATTTTCCCCACTACCAAAAAGTTCTGAGAGTGACATGATGTAATGGAAGGGTATTTAAGAGCACGGAAGACTATTTATGTCCAGATGATTTGCTGATCAGGGGCAAATCCCAGCAGGCAACCACAGCAGCCCTGTGATATATCTCATCTTCTCATCAGTTTTTCATTAGCATGGACTTCAGTTTGGGAGGGACCTGAAGGAGAATCCTGATTCCTTTGTCCTCTATACCCTTTTATAGGAGGACAGAGAGGCACAGGATCCATACCTGAACCAAAAGATGCTGGTATTAGAGGTGTTATGTGAAGCTTTTCTGCCCCTCTGTCTGTCTCAGGGAAAACAGGGAAAGATGATTATCACACTGCATGTCAATATACTGAATAATAAATCCTGTCTTCATGCAGACAAGCCAATGCCTGCCTGCCCACCTTCCCTCCTGCCTATCCTTCCTGCCTGCTCACCTTCCCTCCTGCCTATCCTTcctgcctgcttgcctgcctccctcctgcctccctgcctcccttcctttttttaaacaaagacactATCTGAAATTTATCGTGGAGGCTCTTTAGGAATTTCAGTAGGGGGGTTaatttctctcactctctccctcttctactcttcctttttaatttattccaaattaaagttattttaacACTTTATCCATTGCTTAgataaaaaatttaaatagatttaaatttGTTCTCAACACTTCTGTGCAACTGGCTAGAAATGGTTTCCGTCTTACTCTGAGCAAGGGATAGAGGAGGTGGTTGTGTGTATCCTCCACATGGCTGCCTTCCTGTTTAAGTgtcagaaatgtcttttttttattagtagtataCGAGACCATCTGTCTCTCAAATAGTTTGGCCTTTTGCATAGCAATTACATATGTATACATCTCAGAAGACCTTGTATCTTGTGGACTGAGTATACAGTTCCTAAtgataaattatattttaaggCTACAGATTTACAGTTAGAAGAGAGATATGTGTAATTTGATTTTCTAAACTATATGGTTGtcctactgtcgtggtttcagcccggccggtaacaaaggaccacgcagccgctcgctcactcctccgcccccctccggtgggatggggaggagacggaggagagaaaaaaagaaaaagaaactggaacctcgagggttgagataaaggcagtttactgggacaaacacaaagagattacaacaacaacaacggaactaatgaaaaaaaagtatacaaaaagagtgatgcacagtgcaactgctcaccacccgggacccgacgctccgccacttcccccaccgaaaacagagaccacccccccggcctgctccccatttatatactgggcaggatgtcacatggtatggaatagctccttggctagttcaggtcagctgccccggctatgcccccacctcccaggttcctgtaaaaattaactctataccagctgaacccaggacattatccaccccttattctataccatctacatcatgcccagatcttacatttttttcccaatcaaccactacaactttccttgtcttatatataagtatatggactccaccccctgacctctcacacacacacacggtgttcctttagcctatgggctatccctctaatgtgtccatcgattttggggttctatctgttgtaacagttcttcaggataagagagagatggtgtgagatgttgggttgttgtacgctgcctctggaacttgtggctagtacatttggtgtaactcatgcccctggtctgcaggtcgaagatgttgatcttgaggaaattggtgggtgccagttcaagttttatcgctgttgtacttggctcagattcaaaagtccatcctgtagtcatttggataattctcacaataatacccttgatatggcatatagacactatagatacaatgacatgcattggcaggttatttagcagttaaatatcatgcAGCCtaattcaccggctattctctcccaaaatcaaatctccctgaggtacacatcgaacctccccatccttctgcatcacccaccaggtgtacccaggtccttgagcaaaaacaaccccttgaatgggtttgcttctgcttgagggaggactaactcagactgtctttcctaacatactcctcatgcgcactacagggactttattcccttctacagtatgtggaactcttggttgggcggggccagcccaattggcagatcctctagtattaactaaccaggtggcttttgttaaatgtgtatcccaatgcttgaaagttccacccttcatcgctctcaatgtagttttcagcagtccattgtatcgttcaatttttccagaggacggtgcgtgataagggatgtgatatacccactcaatgccatgttctttggcccaggtgtctacgaggttgtttcggaagtgagtcccgttgtctgactcgattctttctggggtgccgtgttgccataaaattttctcttcaaggcccaggatagtgttctgggcagtggcatgggacacagggtatgtttccagccacccagtggttgcttccaccattgtaagcacatggcacttgccttggcgtgttcgtgggagtgtgatatagtcaatctgccaggcctcccactgtttatatttcagccatcgccctccatgcgacaggggtttttgccgcttggcttgtttaattgcagcacatgtttcacattcatggatgacctgtgcgatagtgtccatggtcaagtccacccctcgatctcgagcccatctatatgttgcatctcttccctgatggcctgaggtatcgtgggcccactgagccataaatagctcacccctacgttgccagtccaggtccacctgagacacttcaatcttggcggcctgatctgcctggtggttgttttgatgttcttcagtggctcgactcttgggtacatgagcatctacatgacgtacttttaccactagcttctctatccgaacagcgatatcttgccacagtgcggcagcccagatgggtttacctctgcgctgccaattgcccttcttccattgctgtagccacccccatagggcatttgccaccatccatgagtcagtatagagatagagcactggccacttttctctttcagcaatgtctaacgctagctggatggctttcacctctgcaaactgactcgattcaccttttccttcagcagtttctgcgactagtcgtgtaggactccatacagcagccttccaccttcgatgttttcccacaatgcgacaggacccatcagtgaacagggcatattgcctctcattttctggcagtttattatacagcggggcttcttcggcccgtgtcacctctttctctggcgacattccaaaatctttgccttctggccagtccgtgatcacttctaacattcctgggcgactggggtttcctatgcgagctcgctgtgtgatcagtgcgatccacttactccacgtggcgtcagtcgcgtgatgcgtagaggaaactttccctttgaacatccagcccagcactggcagtcgaggtgctaagaagatctgtgtttcagtaccaaccacttctgaggcggctcgaactccttcatatgctgccaagatctctttttcagttggagtatagcgagcctcggatcctcgatatccccgactccaaaaccccaggggtcggccacgggtctccccaggtgctttctgccaaaggctccaggtagggccattctccccagctgcagtgtagagcatatttttaatatcttgtcctgtccggactggcccaagagctactgcgtgaacaatctcctgcttaatctgttcaaaggcttgtcgttgctcaggcccccatttaaaatcgttcttcttccgagtaacttggtagagagggcttacaatttgactgtaatttggaatatgcattctccaaaaacccacaacacctaagaaagcctgtgtttcctttttattagtcggtgaggacatagctgctattttgttgatgacgtccacagggatctgacgacgcccatcttgccattttactcctaagaactggatctcctgcgcaggtcccttgaccttactttcttttatggcaaaaccagccttcaaaaggatttggattattttcttccctttctcaaaaacttcttctgctgtgttgccccatacgatgatgtcatcaatatattgcaggtgctctggagcttcacctttttctagtgcagcctggatcagtccatgacaaatggtggggctgtgtttccacccctggggcagtcgattccaggtgtattggacgtCCCTCCAAGtcaaagcaaactgaggcctgcactccgctgccaaaggaatggagaaaaatgcattagcaatgtcaattgtggcataccacttagctgcctttgattccagttcatattgaagctctaacatatctggcacagcagcgctcagcggcggcgtgacttcattcagcccacgataatctactgttagtctccattccccattggatttctgcacgggccatatgggactattaaagggtgagtgagtcttgctgatcactccttggctctccagttggcaaatcagcttatggatggggataagggagtctcggttggtgcgatattgtcgccggtgcactgtcgtggtagcaattggcacctgttgttcttcaaccttcagcaaccccacaaccgaagggtcttgggagagacccggcagggtagacagctgttcaatctcctccgtctccaatgcagctataccaaaggcccaacggtacccttttgggtccttgaaataccccctcctgagataatctataccaaggatgcacggggcctctgggtcagtcgcaatggggtgtttatgccattcgtttccagttaggcttacttcagcttccaatacagttaactcctgagatccccctgtcacaccagagatacagatgggttctgccccttcataacttgatggcattagggtacattgtgcaccagtgtccactagagccttatattcctgtgggtctgatgtgccaggccatcgaatccacactgtccagt comes from Accipiter gentilis chromosome W, bAccGen1.1, whole genome shotgun sequence and encodes:
- the LOC126035461 gene encoding uncharacterized protein LOC126035461 isoform X1; translation: MLEVITDWPEGKDFGMSPEKEVTRAEEAPLYNKLPENERQYALFTDGSCRIVGKHRRWKAAVWSPTRLVAETAEGKGESSQFAEVKAIQLALDIAEREKWPVLYLYTDSWMVANALWGWLQQWKKGNWQRRGKPIWAAALWQDIAVRIEKLVVKVRHVDAHVPKSRATEEHQNNHQADQAAKIEVSQVDLDWQRRGELFMAQWAHDTSGHQGRDATYRWARDRGVDLTMDTIAQVIHECETCAAIKQAKRQKPLSHGGRWLKYKQWEAWQIDYITLPRTRQGKCHVLTMVEATTGWLETYPVSHATAQNTILGLEEKILWQHGTPERIESDNGTHFRNNLVDTWAKEHGIEWVYHIPYHAPSSGKIERYNGLLKTTLRAMKGGTFKHWDTHLTKATWLVNTRGSANWAGPAQPRVPHTVEGNKVPVVRMRSMLGKTV
- the LOC126035461 gene encoding uncharacterized protein LOC126035461 isoform X2, which encodes MDWPEGKDFGMSPEEEVTRAEEAPLYNKLPENERQYALFTDGSCYIVGKHRRWKAAVWSPTRLVAETAEGKGESSQFAEVKAIQLALDIAEREKWPVLYLYTDSWMVANALWGWLQQWKKGNWQRRGKPIWAAALWQDIAVRIEKLVVKVRHVDAHVPKSRATEEHQNNHQADQAAKIEVSQVDLDWQRRGELFMAQWAHDTSGHQGRDATYRWARDRGVDLTMDTIAQVIHECETCAAIKQAKRQKPLSHGGRWLKYKQWEAWQIDYITLPRTRQGKCHVLTMVEATTGWLETYPVSHATAQNTILGLEEKILWQHGTPERIESDNGTHFRNNLVDTWAKEHGIEWVYHIPYHAPSSGKIERYNGLLKTTLRAMKGGTFKHWDTHLTKATWLVNTRGSANWAGPAQPRVPHTVEGNKVPVVRMRSMLGKTV